A section of the Candidatus Eisenbacteria bacterium genome encodes:
- a CDS encoding serine hydroxymethyltransferase has translation MTALQKTDPEIFEAIRREALRQDSGLELIASENFTSEAVLEAVGSVLTNKYAEGYPRKRYYGGCHEVDVAEALAVSRAKALFGADHANVQPHSGASANLAAYFTLTDHGATVLGMNLSHGGHLTHGSPVNFSGRFFRIEAYGVSPDTGLIDYEALAQQAERVRPAVIIAGASAYPRLIDFARFRQIADSVGAKLMVDMAHIAGLVAVGLHPSPVPHAHLVTSTTHKTLRGPRGGMILSTAELATAMDKTVFPGMQGGPLMHVIAAKAVCFHEAAQPAFKIYQQQCLDNAQRLAARLKGHGFTLLSGGTDNHMMILDLRNKGVTGRETERFLDAAGVTVSRSTIPNDPQPPYITSGVRIGTPAVTTRGLQQEHMDRIGDAIAKAVDSRGDAAVCASLAAEMRELATAFPIYGVRAPVA, from the coding sequence ATGACCGCGTTGCAGAAGACCGACCCCGAGATCTTCGAGGCCATCCGCCGCGAGGCGCTGCGTCAGGACTCGGGCCTGGAACTGATCGCCTCCGAGAACTTCACCAGCGAGGCCGTGCTCGAGGCGGTGGGCTCGGTGCTGACCAACAAGTACGCCGAGGGCTACCCCAGGAAGCGCTATTACGGCGGCTGTCACGAGGTGGATGTCGCGGAGGCGCTGGCCGTGTCGCGGGCGAAGGCGCTGTTCGGCGCCGACCATGCCAACGTGCAGCCGCACTCGGGCGCCTCGGCCAACCTGGCGGCCTACTTCACGCTCACCGACCACGGCGCCACCGTGCTGGGAATGAACCTCTCGCACGGCGGACATCTCACGCACGGCTCCCCGGTGAATTTCTCGGGCCGGTTCTTCAGGATCGAGGCCTACGGCGTGAGCCCCGACACCGGGCTCATCGACTACGAGGCCCTGGCACAGCAGGCCGAGCGGGTGCGGCCGGCGGTGATCATCGCCGGCGCCAGCGCCTACCCGCGACTCATCGACTTCGCGCGCTTCCGCCAGATCGCCGACTCGGTGGGGGCGAAGCTGATGGTGGACATGGCCCACATCGCCGGCCTGGTGGCGGTGGGCCTGCACCCCAGCCCGGTGCCGCACGCGCACCTGGTGACCAGCACCACGCACAAGACGCTGCGCGGCCCGCGTGGCGGGATGATCCTCAGCACCGCCGAGCTGGCCACCGCGATGGACAAGACGGTGTTTCCGGGCATGCAGGGCGGTCCGCTGATGCACGTGATCGCGGCCAAGGCGGTGTGCTTTCACGAGGCCGCGCAGCCGGCGTTCAAGATCTACCAGCAGCAGTGCCTGGACAACGCGCAGCGCCTGGCCGCGCGGCTGAAAGGCCACGGCTTCACTCTGCTGAGCGGCGGCACCGACAATCACATGATGATCCTCGACCTCCGCAACAAGGGCGTGACCGGGCGCGAGACCGAGCGCTTCCTGGACGCGGCGGGCGTCACCGTGAGCCGCAGCACCATCCCCAACGACCCGCAGCCGCCCTACATCACCAGCGGCGTGCGGATCGGCACCCCGGCCGTCACCACCCGGGGCCTCCAGCAGGAGCACATGGACCGCATCGGCGACGCCATCGCGAAGGCGGTGGACTCCCGCGGCGATGCCGCGGTGTGCGCCTCGCTGGCGGCGGAGATGCGCGAGCTGGCGACGGCGTTCCCGATCTACGGGGTGCGCGCGCCGGTGGCGTGA
- a CDS encoding MoxR family ATPase: MVDRLLIGLLADGHLLLEGVPGLAKTLAVRTLAGAVQASFKRIQFTPDLLPADLTGTLIYNPREGSFAAKKGPVFANFVLADEINRAPAKVQSALLEAMQERQVTLGDETFPLPEPFLVLATQNPIEQEGTYPLPEAQVDRFMLKLKVGYPTREEEHQILDRMASNPPAVQPVVGIADILRARGVVQSLYMDEKIKEYIVRLVMATRDPESFGLRLRGLIAYGASPRATLCLAQASRAHAFLKGRGYVTPEDVKAIALDVMRHRILVTYEAEAEEITSDEVAQRVLNQVEVP; this comes from the coding sequence ATGGTGGACCGGCTCCTCATCGGCCTGCTGGCCGACGGCCACCTGCTGCTCGAGGGCGTGCCGGGGCTGGCCAAGACGCTCGCGGTGCGCACCCTCGCGGGTGCGGTGCAGGCCAGCTTCAAGCGCATCCAGTTCACGCCCGACCTGCTCCCCGCCGACCTCACCGGCACGCTCATCTACAACCCGCGCGAGGGCAGCTTCGCCGCCAAGAAGGGCCCGGTGTTCGCGAACTTCGTGCTGGCCGACGAGATCAACCGCGCGCCCGCCAAGGTGCAGAGCGCGCTGCTGGAGGCGATGCAGGAGCGCCAGGTCACCCTGGGCGACGAGACCTTCCCGCTGCCCGAGCCGTTCCTGGTGCTGGCCACGCAGAACCCCATCGAGCAGGAGGGCACCTACCCGCTGCCCGAGGCCCAGGTGGACCGGTTCATGCTCAAGCTCAAGGTGGGCTACCCGACGCGCGAGGAGGAGCACCAGATCCTGGACCGGATGGCCTCCAATCCTCCAGCGGTGCAGCCGGTGGTGGGCATCGCCGACATCCTGCGCGCGCGCGGCGTGGTCCAGTCGCTGTACATGGACGAGAAGATCAAGGAGTACATCGTGCGCCTGGTGATGGCCACCCGCGACCCGGAGAGCTTCGGTCTCCGGCTGCGCGGCCTGATCGCCTACGGCGCCTCGCCGCGCGCCACGCTGTGCCTGGCGCAGGCCTCCCGCGCCCACGCGTTCCTCAAGGGACGCGGCTATGTCACCCCCGAGGACGTCAAGGCCATCGCGCTGGACGTGATGCGGCACCGCATCCTCGTCACGTACGAGGCGGAGGCGGAGGAAATCACCTCCGACGAGGTGGCGCAGCGCGTCCTGAACCAGGTCGAGGTGCCGTGA
- a CDS encoding DUF58 domain-containing protein, with amino-acid sequence MGEALENFRRVRRLEIRTRKLVNEVFSGEYHSVFRGRGIEFAEVREYQPGDDVRSIDWNVTARSGRPFVKQYQEERELTVVFVVDVSGSLGFGTRESTKAELATRICAVLALSALQNHDKLGLMLFSDRVEQFLRPRKGRAHALRIIREIQGARATGRPTRMEGPLEQLRRVVKRRAVVFLVSDFLGGLPVKELALLNRRHDMIALRIQDPAELEFPAEGLVELVDAETGARGLVNTSGARVRRQFHADQVKRLETGRAALARAGVETVTLTTGQSFVEPLMAFFERRAR; translated from the coding sequence CTGGGCGAGGCGCTGGAGAACTTCCGGCGCGTGCGCCGGCTGGAGATCCGCACCCGCAAGCTGGTGAACGAGGTGTTCTCGGGCGAGTACCACAGCGTGTTCCGCGGGCGGGGCATCGAGTTCGCGGAGGTGCGCGAGTACCAGCCGGGCGACGACGTGCGCAGCATCGACTGGAACGTGACCGCGCGCTCCGGCAGGCCCTTCGTGAAGCAGTACCAGGAGGAGCGCGAGCTCACGGTGGTGTTCGTGGTGGACGTCTCGGGCTCCCTGGGCTTCGGCACGCGCGAGTCCACCAAGGCGGAGCTGGCCACCCGCATCTGCGCGGTGCTGGCCCTCTCGGCGCTGCAGAATCACGACAAGCTGGGGCTGATGCTGTTCAGCGACCGGGTGGAGCAGTTCCTCCGGCCGCGCAAGGGGCGCGCGCACGCGCTGCGCATCATCCGCGAGATCCAGGGCGCGCGCGCCACCGGGCGGCCCACGCGCATGGAGGGCCCGCTGGAGCAGCTGCGGCGGGTGGTGAAGCGCCGGGCGGTGGTGTTCCTGGTCTCGGACTTCCTGGGCGGGCTGCCGGTCAAGGAGCTGGCGCTGCTCAACCGCCGCCACGACATGATCGCCCTGCGCATCCAGGACCCGGCCGAGCTGGAGTTCCCCGCGGAGGGGCTGGTGGAGCTGGTGGATGCCGAGACCGGCGCGCGCGGGCTGGTGAACACCTCCGGCGCGCGCGTGCGGCGGCAGTTTCACGCCGACCAGGTGAAGCGGCTGGAGACCGGCCGGGCCGCCCTGGCCCGCGCGGGCGTGGAGACCGTGACGCTGACCACCGGACAGTCGTTCGTGGAGCCGCTCATGGCCTTCTTCGAGCGGCGCGCGCGGTGA
- a CDS encoding VWA domain-containing protein, producing the protein MIRFAEPRMFLLLVPVALALWLAARGSLGGRAGAVVSSLGLFHGAHRGARFWLLGALRVLALVALVVALARPQSGHREITVSTEGVDVMLALDTSTSMQAEDIQPGNRLVAARTVARHFVEARPYDRTGLVVFASQAFTQCPLTLDHGVLLRLIDQVSFGMVEDGTAIGVALASAVNRLRLSPAKSKVVVLLTDGRNNMGSIDPLTAARVAETYGVKVYTVGVGVEGMALYPVDDPVFGRRYERIESDVDDVSLRRIAAITGGRYYRATSGKALTAIYDEINRLEKSRIDERVTMEYNDLGSVLCGLALALLGAEQLLRQGAWVKIP; encoded by the coding sequence GTGATCCGCTTCGCCGAGCCGCGCATGTTCCTGCTGCTGGTCCCCGTGGCGCTGGCGCTGTGGCTGGCAGCGCGGGGCAGCCTGGGCGGGCGTGCCGGCGCGGTGGTGTCCTCGCTGGGGCTCTTTCACGGAGCGCACCGCGGGGCGCGGTTCTGGCTCCTGGGCGCGCTGCGCGTGCTGGCGCTGGTGGCGCTGGTCGTGGCCCTGGCCCGCCCGCAGAGCGGCCACCGTGAGATCACCGTATCCACCGAGGGCGTGGACGTGATGCTGGCGCTGGACACCTCCACCAGCATGCAGGCCGAGGACATCCAGCCCGGCAACCGGCTGGTGGCGGCGCGCACGGTGGCGCGGCACTTCGTGGAGGCGCGGCCCTACGACCGCACCGGGCTGGTGGTGTTCGCCTCGCAGGCCTTCACCCAGTGTCCGCTCACGCTGGACCACGGAGTGCTGCTGCGGCTCATCGACCAGGTGAGCTTCGGCATGGTGGAGGACGGCACCGCCATCGGCGTGGCGCTGGCCAGCGCGGTGAACCGCCTGCGGCTTTCACCCGCCAAGAGCAAGGTGGTGGTGCTGCTCACCGACGGGCGCAACAACATGGGCTCCATCGACCCGCTCACGGCGGCTCGGGTGGCCGAGACCTACGGGGTGAAGGTGTACACCGTGGGCGTGGGAGTGGAGGGTATGGCGCTGTACCCGGTGGACGACCCGGTGTTCGGGCGCCGCTACGAGCGCATCGAGTCCGACGTCGACGATGTCTCGCTGCGCAGGATCGCCGCAATCACCGGGGGCCGCTACTACCGCGCCACCAGCGGCAAGGCGCTGACCGCCATCTACGACGAGATCAACCGGCTGGAGAAGAGCCGCATCGACGAGCGGGTGACCATGGAATACAACGACCTCGGCAGCGTGTTGTGCGGGCTGGCCCTGGCATTGCTGGGGGCCGAGCAACTGCTGCGCCAGGGCGCGTGGGTGAAGATCCCGTGA
- a CDS encoding VWA domain-containing protein — translation MRFADPAWLQALWGVPALALLLLWAAARRRGRLRALADPALAARLSREVSGARRAWGAALLLAALACLALAAARPQFGTRLRNVKQRGIDLVVALDASTSMRAQDYRPDRLASARRALVELMSRLRGDRVGLVAFAGRAVTVCPLTLDYNAVALLLNAVSPETVPEPGTALAEAVRVSVRGFVQKETKYKALLLLTDGEDHEGDLDAAVETARRNGVKIYAVGIGNPTGVPIPLLDSQGRTTGFKRDSQGRVVMTRLEEEPLRRLARDTGGAYFRANPGNLELEQVAAAIEGQEKKEVQSGVVTQFEDRFQWFAGAGFALLLAEWWIGERRWKRRPGGRR, via the coding sequence ATGCGCTTCGCCGACCCCGCCTGGCTCCAGGCGCTGTGGGGCGTGCCGGCGCTCGCGCTGCTGCTGCTGTGGGCGGCGGCCCGGCGGCGTGGCCGGTTGCGCGCGCTGGCGGACCCGGCCCTGGCTGCGAGGCTCTCGCGCGAGGTGTCCGGCGCGCGGCGCGCGTGGGGTGCGGCGCTGCTGCTCGCCGCGCTGGCCTGCCTGGCCCTGGCCGCTGCCCGGCCGCAGTTCGGCACGCGGCTGCGCAACGTGAAGCAGCGAGGCATTGACCTGGTGGTGGCCCTGGACGCCTCGACCAGCATGCGCGCGCAGGACTACCGGCCCGACCGGCTGGCCTCGGCCAGGCGCGCCCTGGTGGAGCTGATGAGCCGGCTGCGCGGGGACCGCGTGGGGCTGGTGGCGTTCGCGGGGCGGGCGGTGACCGTGTGCCCGCTCACCCTCGACTACAACGCGGTGGCGCTGCTCCTGAACGCGGTTTCGCCGGAGACGGTGCCAGAACCGGGCACCGCGCTGGCCGAGGCGGTGCGCGTTTCGGTGCGCGGCTTCGTCCAGAAGGAGACCAAGTACAAGGCGCTGCTGCTGCTCACCGACGGCGAGGACCACGAGGGGGACCTCGACGCGGCGGTGGAGACCGCGCGGCGCAACGGGGTGAAGATCTACGCCGTGGGCATCGGCAACCCCACGGGCGTGCCCATCCCGCTGCTGGACTCGCAGGGGCGCACCACCGGGTTCAAGCGGGACTCGCAGGGACGGGTGGTCATGACCCGGCTCGAGGAGGAACCGCTGCGCCGGCTGGCCCGGGACACCGGCGGCGCGTACTTCCGCGCCAACCCCGGGAACCTCGAGCTGGAGCAGGTGGCCGCAGCCATCGAGGGCCAGGAGAAGAAGGAAGTGCAGTCGGGAGTGGTGACGCAGTTCGAGGACCGGTTCCAATGGTTCGCCGGCGCCGGCTTCGCGCTGTTGCTGGCGGAATGGTGGATCGGCGAGCGGCGCTGGAAGCGGCGGCCGGGAGGACGGCGATGA
- a CDS encoding protein BatD — translation MSIFTERLPGGGLVSLPGGPRVRPAALAAALLAWLCLAIAAPAARAEEPRLQAAVDRNVAGVGEQITYTLTLQGGDGSPKLPPMPGFVVYAAGTSRNISIVNGKFSAAATFAYVLMPKGPGKFTLGPAEVEIGGKVVRSNSIELEVRSSPPVTNAPPQGPAGRGAPVQPPAGPGGRRVARGDDMFVRASVDRARAYVNQQVTWTFKFYNGSGRLTRTPEYSGPPVTGFWSEDLPPQRNYYEVVNGRQYYVTELRMALFPTTPGRHVIGRARLRCQVEESGRPDPDDPFSLFQMRGRVREASLTTDPLEIDALVPPKSPPEFRGAVGRYSLEASVDRQEARQNEPVTLTVRVRGQGNVKTVPDPQLPPLNNFKTYAGSSNISMSKTESQVRGEKTVQTMLLPEVVGEYTLPPLSLVYFDPDLREYRTVRTAPIPLRVRAGEAGSAVAAGGPPRAAGDVRFIRTEPGAWRAPRTDFLSRPSTWALEALPLAGWLAAALLMNLRERARRGAPARGGGRLRAAARRLGSAPPGTDAAPLLAELQRTVAEVLTESLALPAGFTRDGLDAALAARRTAAEDVAVIHAELERQDRFRYAPGALTDAARAELAAGAEALARAVDSARRKGGRR, via the coding sequence GTGAGCATCTTCACCGAGCGCCTTCCGGGGGGAGGGCTCGTGAGCCTCCCCGGAGGCCCGCGTGTGCGTCCCGCGGCCCTGGCCGCCGCGCTCCTGGCGTGGCTGTGCCTGGCGATTGCCGCCCCGGCGGCGCGCGCGGAGGAGCCGCGCCTGCAGGCCGCGGTGGACCGCAATGTGGCCGGCGTGGGCGAGCAGATCACCTACACGCTCACCCTCCAGGGTGGGGACGGCAGCCCCAAGCTGCCGCCGATGCCCGGGTTCGTGGTGTACGCCGCCGGCACCTCGCGCAACATCTCCATCGTGAACGGCAAATTCTCGGCGGCCGCCACCTTCGCCTACGTGCTGATGCCCAAGGGGCCCGGGAAGTTCACCCTGGGGCCCGCCGAGGTGGAGATCGGCGGCAAGGTGGTCCGCTCCAACTCCATCGAGCTCGAAGTGCGCAGCTCCCCTCCGGTGACCAACGCGCCGCCGCAGGGCCCGGCCGGCCGCGGCGCGCCGGTCCAGCCCCCGGCCGGCCCCGGGGGCCGGCGCGTGGCCCGCGGCGACGACATGTTCGTGCGCGCCTCGGTGGACCGCGCGCGGGCGTACGTGAACCAGCAGGTCACATGGACATTCAAGTTCTACAACGGATCCGGGCGTCTCACCCGCACCCCGGAGTACTCGGGGCCGCCGGTCACCGGATTCTGGTCCGAGGACCTGCCGCCGCAGCGCAATTACTACGAGGTGGTCAACGGGCGCCAGTACTACGTCACCGAGCTGCGCATGGCGCTGTTTCCCACCACGCCGGGGCGCCACGTGATCGGCCGCGCCCGGCTGCGTTGCCAGGTGGAGGAGTCCGGCCGGCCGGACCCGGACGACCCCTTCAGCCTGTTCCAGATGCGCGGGCGCGTGCGCGAGGCGTCGCTCACCACCGATCCGCTGGAGATTGACGCCCTCGTGCCTCCGAAGTCCCCGCCCGAGTTCCGCGGGGCGGTGGGCCGTTACTCGCTGGAGGCGTCGGTGGACCGGCAGGAAGCGCGCCAGAACGAGCCGGTGACGCTCACCGTGCGCGTGCGCGGGCAGGGAAACGTGAAGACCGTGCCCGACCCGCAGCTACCCCCGCTGAACAACTTCAAGACCTATGCCGGCTCGAGCAACATCAGCATGTCCAAGACCGAGTCGCAGGTGCGCGGGGAGAAGACGGTGCAGACCATGCTGTTGCCCGAGGTGGTCGGGGAGTACACCCTGCCGCCGCTCTCGCTGGTGTACTTCGACCCCGATCTGCGCGAGTACCGCACCGTGCGCACCGCGCCCATCCCGCTGCGGGTGCGCGCGGGCGAGGCGGGTTCCGCGGTGGCCGCGGGCGGCCCGCCCCGCGCCGCGGGCGACGTGCGCTTCATCCGCACGGAGCCGGGAGCGTGGCGCGCTCCGCGGACCGACTTCCTGTCGCGGCCGTCCACGTGGGCGCTGGAGGCGCTGCCGCTGGCGGGCTGGCTGGCGGCCGCGCTGTTGATGAACCTCCGGGAGCGCGCGCGTCGCGGCGCCCCCGCGCGCGGCGGCGGCAGGCTTCGCGCGGCCGCCCGGCGACTGGGCTCGGCCCCGCCCGGCACCGATGCCGCGCCGCTGCTGGCTGAATTGCAGCGGACCGTCGCCGAGGTGCTGACGGAGTCCCTGGCCCTGCCCGCGGGGTTCACCCGCGACGGGCTGGACGCCGCCCTGGCCGCGCGCAGGACAGCCGCGGAGGACGTGGCGGTGATCCATGCCGAACTGGAGCGCCAGGACCGTTTCCGCTACGCACCCGGGGCGCTGACGGACGCCGCGCGGGCCGAACTGGCCGCCGGCGCGGAAGCGCTGGCGCGCGCGGTGGATTCGGCGCGGAGGAAGGGAGGCCGGCGATGA
- a CDS encoding SH3 domain-containing protein — translation MRRERSVGRPARRFVGRITGRLAISLALAQVITAAAGRAGEVAAVPAQAERTYQEGNAAYRAGRFQDAVRLYDRARGTGLSAPQLEYNRANALLKSGQLGRSIAGYERARRMGLDEPDVQASLRYARSLTRDARPPEETSKLAKFALEVVRRVSASTLFWIGWALLAGAAGLGALRLAGGRGTALRWAGVLLGAGLALQAGGVALGMRDRSDVRAVLLGQEVAVRSGPGTDFPAPFTLHEGTVVRVGRAAGPWREIELSADLAGWVQAGSLEVI, via the coding sequence ATGAGGCGGGAGAGGAGCGTGGGCCGCCCTGCGCGCAGGTTCGTGGGCCGGATCACGGGCCGGCTCGCGATTTCCCTTGCGCTGGCGCAGGTCATTACCGCTGCGGCAGGCCGTGCGGGGGAAGTTGCCGCCGTCCCCGCGCAGGCCGAGCGGACCTACCAGGAAGGCAATGCGGCCTACCGGGCCGGGCGCTTCCAGGACGCGGTTCGCCTGTACGATCGCGCCCGGGGCACCGGCCTCTCCGCGCCGCAGTTGGAGTACAACCGGGCCAACGCGCTGCTCAAGAGCGGGCAGCTGGGCCGGTCCATCGCCGGCTACGAGCGCGCGCGGCGCATGGGCCTGGACGAGCCCGACGTGCAGGCCAGCCTGCGCTACGCGCGCAGCCTGACCCGCGACGCGCGCCCGCCCGAGGAGACTTCCAAGCTGGCGAAGTTCGCCCTCGAGGTGGTCCGCCGGGTGTCGGCATCCACACTGTTCTGGATCGGCTGGGCCCTGCTCGCGGGCGCCGCGGGGCTGGGGGCGCTTCGCCTTGCCGGAGGGCGCGGCACGGCCCTGCGCTGGGCCGGGGTGTTGCTGGGGGCGGGCCTGGCGCTGCAGGCGGGCGGGGTCGCGCTCGGGATGCGCGACCGCTCGGACGTGCGCGCGGTGCTGCTGGGCCAGGAGGTGGCGGTGCGCAGCGGTCCGGGCACCGATTTCCCCGCGCCCTTCACGCTCCACGAGGGCACCGTGGTGCGCGTGGGCCGCGCCGCCGGGCCGTGGCGCGAGATCGAGCTCTCCGCGGACCTGGCCGGCTGGGTGCAGGCCGGCTCGCTGGAGGTCATCTAG
- the arsS gene encoding arsenosugar biosynthesis radical SAM protein ArsS (Some members of this family are selenoproteins.): protein MSGSPRATESLRSRHSPLAEPAAQLALVRSLRLSPHESGGQEGFAARLAAAGWPALQPGGIEVFQINLGKLCNMTCRHCHVDAGPDRVEENMDRATAEACLAALDRTSAHTVDLTGGAPELNPSFRFLVDECVARGRHVMDRCNLTVLLLPKFRDLPTWLAERGVEVVCSLPHCRRRNTDAQRGDGTFERSVEAMRRLNAAGYGAGDPKRRLTVMVNPTGAFLAGDQAAMEREWKETLQREQEVRFDRLITLNNMPISRFLEWLVDTGNLGTYMERLTSAFNPATIPGLMCRNTLSISWDGRIFDCDFNQMLDMEARLPGGGTMTVQEFDPDRLAKRIVATDSHCFGCTAGAGSSCGGATAPPGPGGNGDGGSR, encoded by the coding sequence GTGAGCGGCTCCCCGCGCGCCACCGAATCCCTGCGCTCCCGACACTCCCCCCTGGCGGAGCCGGCCGCCCAGCTCGCCCTGGTGCGGTCGCTGCGCCTGTCCCCGCATGAGAGCGGCGGGCAGGAGGGCTTCGCCGCGCGCCTGGCGGCGGCGGGCTGGCCCGCCCTGCAGCCCGGGGGCATCGAGGTGTTCCAGATCAACCTCGGCAAGCTCTGCAACATGACCTGCCGCCACTGCCACGTGGACGCCGGCCCCGATCGCGTGGAGGAGAACATGGACCGCGCCACGGCCGAGGCGTGCCTGGCGGCCCTGGACCGGACCTCCGCGCACACGGTGGACCTGACCGGCGGTGCGCCCGAGCTGAACCCCAGCTTCCGGTTCCTGGTGGACGAGTGCGTGGCGCGAGGCAGGCACGTCATGGACCGCTGCAACCTGACCGTGCTGCTGCTGCCGAAGTTCCGGGACCTGCCGACGTGGCTCGCGGAGCGCGGGGTGGAGGTGGTGTGCTCGCTGCCGCACTGCCGGCGGCGCAACACCGACGCCCAGCGCGGCGACGGCACGTTCGAACGGTCCGTCGAGGCCATGCGCCGCCTGAACGCCGCCGGCTACGGCGCGGGCGACCCGAAGCGCCGGCTCACGGTGATGGTCAATCCCACCGGCGCATTCCTCGCCGGCGACCAGGCGGCCATGGAGAGGGAGTGGAAGGAGACCCTGCAACGCGAGCAGGAGGTGCGCTTCGACCGGCTGATCACGCTCAACAACATGCCGATCTCGCGCTTCCTGGAATGGCTCGTGGACACCGGGAACCTGGGGACCTACATGGAGCGGCTGACTTCGGCATTCAACCCCGCGACCATCCCCGGCCTGATGTGCCGCAACACGCTGTCCATCTCCTGGGACGGGCGCATCTTCGACTGCGACTTCAACCAGATGCTGGACATGGAGGCGCGCCTGCCGGGCGGGGGCACGATGACGGTGCAGGAGTTCGACCCGGACAGGCTGGCGAAGCGGATCGTGGCCACGGACAGCCACTGCTTCGGGTGCACCGCGGGGGCGGGATCTTCGTGCGGGGGGGCCACCGCGCCGCCGGGCCCGGGCGGCAACGGTGACGGCGGGAGCCGGTAG
- a CDS encoding carboxymuconolactone decarboxylase family protein yields MQTYYDPADLAKFGDIAEGGRDLAAKFFAYYGAALSSGALSAREKALIGLAVAHTVQCPYCIDAFTSKCQEEGADLEQMTEAVHVVCAVRGGASLVHGVQMLEHARKAGM; encoded by the coding sequence TTGCAGACCTATTACGATCCCGCCGACCTCGCGAAGTTCGGCGACATCGCCGAAGGCGGCAGGGACCTGGCCGCGAAGTTCTTCGCCTACTACGGCGCCGCGCTCTCCTCCGGCGCGCTGTCCGCCCGCGAGAAGGCCCTCATCGGGCTGGCCGTGGCGCACACCGTGCAGTGCCCCTACTGCATCGACGCCTTCACCTCCAAGTGCCAGGAGGAGGGCGCCGACCTGGAACAGATGACCGAGGCCGTGCACGTGGTGTGCGCGGTGCGCGGCGGCGCCTCGCTGGTGCACGGCGTGCAGATGCTCGAGCACGCCCGCAAGGCGGGCATGTGA